From a single Paramisgurnus dabryanus chromosome 17, PD_genome_1.1, whole genome shotgun sequence genomic region:
- the bmp4 gene encoding bone morphogenetic protein 4 has protein sequence MIPGNLILMVILLCQVLLGESSYASLIPEEGKKKVSSHHLGHDLLLDFEATLLQMFGLQMRPRPSDSAVVPQYLLDLYRLQSGELEDAAGHDVSFDYPERSTSRANTVRGFHHEEHMEKLQADGSSETPLRFLFNLSNIPEDELISSAELRLYRQQIDDANSNLEHNGDESLHRINIYEVLKPPQAGQLITQLLDTRLVRHNASAWESFDVSPAVSRWTRDKDSNHGLAVEVLHLNRTPRHQGRHVRVSRSLHPVPGEDWDQLRPLLVTFGHDGKSHPLTRRAKRSPKQRGRKRNRNCRRHALYVDFSDVGWNDWIVAPPGYQAYYCHGECPFPLADHLNSTNHAIVQTLVNSVNTNIPKACCVPTELSAISMLYLDETDRVVLKNYQEMVVEGCGCR, from the exons ATGATTCCTGGTAATCTAATACTGATGGTTATTTTATTATGCCAAGTCCTACTGGGAGAGAGCAGCTATGCTAGTCTAATACCTGAGGAGGGGAAGAAGAAGGTCTCGTCTCATCATCTGGGTCATGACCTGCTGCTGGACTTTGAAGCCACGCTGCTGCAGATGTTCGGGTTGCAGATGCGTCCACGACCCAGTGACTCAGCGGTTGTGCCCCAGTATCTGCTCGATCTGTACCGTCTGCAGTCCGGAGAGCTGGAGGACGCTGCGGGTCACGATGTCAGCTTTGATTATCCTGAGAGATCTACGAGTCGAGCGAACACTGTGAGAGGATTTCATCACGAGG AGCACATGGAGAAGCTCCAGGCAGACGGCTCATCTGAGACTCCTCTACGTTTCCTTTTCAACCTCAGCAACATCCCTGAGGATGAGCTCATCTCCAGCGCTGAGCTTCGTCTCTACAGGCAACAGATAGATGATGCAAACTCAAATCTCGAGCACAATGGAGATGAAAGTCTCCATCGAATAAACATTTACGAGGTGTTGAAGCCTCCGCAGGCCGGCCAGCTCATTACGCAGCTCCTGGACACCCGGCTGGTGCGTCACAACGCGTCCGCGTGGGAGAGCTTCGACGTGAGTCCCGCCGTGTCGCGCTGGACCCGCGACAAGGACTCCAACCACGGGCTAGCCGTGGAGGTTCTGCACCTGAACCGGACCCCCCGCCACCAGGGGCGCCACGTGCGCGTGAGTCGGTCCTTGCACCCGGTTCCGGGCGAAGACTGGGACCAGCTACGGCCGCTGTTGGTCACTTTCGGTCACGACGGCAAAAGTCACCCGTTGACGCGTAGAGCGAAGCGCAGCCCCAAGCAAAGAGGCCGAAAGCGCAATCGCAACTGTCGGCGGCACGCGCTGTACGTCGACTTCAGCGATGTGGGTTGGAACGACTGGATCGTGGCGCCGCCCGGGTACCAGGCGTACTACTGCCACGGGGAGTGCCCGTTTCCCCTGGCCGACCACCTGAACTCCACCAATCATGCTATTGTACAGACGCTGGTTAACTCTGTCAACACCAATATTCCCAAAGCTTGCTGCGTTCCCACAGAGCTCAGTGCCATCTCAATGCTCTACCTGGATGAAACGGATAGGGTGGTCCTGAAAAACTATCAGGAGATGGTGGTAGAAGGGTGTGGCTGCCGTTAA